One Brassica napus cultivar Da-Ae chromosome C2, Da-Ae, whole genome shotgun sequence DNA window includes the following coding sequences:
- the LOC106376638 gene encoding isochorismate synthase 1, chloroplastic-like: MASLQLSSHFLGTNTKKHSSMSISRTYSPVPCTRLFSRKFMSCSMSMNGCEGDFKTPLGTAETRTMAAVLSPTSATESLISAVSELKCQPPPFSSGVVRLEVPINQQIGAIDWLQAQNEAHPRCFFSRRSDVGRPDLLLDLASEKDNNNGGSSDRDLVSVAGIGSAVFFRDLDPFSHDDWRSIRRFLSSTSPLIRAYGGMRFDPNGKISVEWKPFGAFYFAVPQVEFNEFEGSSMLAATLAWDDELSWTLDNAVESLQETMLQVSSIVMKLRKESLGVSVLSKNHVPTKGAYYPAVEKALEMINQKSSSLNKVVLARNSRVITDTDIDPIAWLAQLQSEGHDAYQFCLQPPGAPAFIGNTPERLFQRNQLGVCSEALAATRPRGASTARDKEIELDLLTSLKDDLEFSIVRENIKEKLNSICDKVVVKPQKTVRKLARVQHLYSQLAGRLRREDDEFDILAALHPTPAVCGLPAEEARLLIKEIESFDRGMYAGPIGFFGGQESEFAVGIRSALVEKGLGALIYAGTGIVAGSNPTSEWNELDLKISQFTKSIEYKSTSLQRIN; this comes from the exons ATGGCCTCACTTCAACTCTCCTCTCACTTTCTTGGCACAAACACTAAGAAACACAGCTCCATGTCCATCTCTCGTACTTACTCTCCTGTCCCATGCACCAGATTATTCTCCCGCAAGTTTATGTCGTGTTCCATGTCTATGAATGGATGCGAAGGTGATTTCAAGACGCCACTTGGTACAGCTGAGACGAGGACTATGGCGGCAGTTTTATCTCCAACATCCGCCACTGAGAGTCTAATCTCCGCCGTCTCCGAGCTTAAGTGTCAACCTCCGCCATTTTCCTCCGGCGTCGTCCGCTTAGAG GTACCAATCAACCAGCAAATCGGAGCAATCGATTGGCTCCAAGCGCAGAACGAGGCTCACCCTCGCTGCTTCTTCTCTCGCCGTAGCGACGTTGGTCGTCCTGATCTTCTTCTCGACTTAGCGAGCGAGAAGGATAACAATAACGGAGGCTCATCAGATCGTGATCTGGTCAGCGTTGCTGGTATCGGTTCAGCAGTGTTCTTCCGTGACCTTGACCCGTTCTCTCATGATGACTGGAGATCCATCAGAAG GTTTCTGTCGTCTACGTCACCTTTGATTCGTGCCTATGGTGGCATGAGGTTTGATCCTAACGGCAAGATCTCTGTGGAGTGGAAACCTTTTGGTGCATTCTACTTTGCAGTGCCTCAG GTTGAGTTTAATGAGTTTGAGGGAAGCTCAATGTTGGCTGCAACTCTTGCTTGGGACGATGAACTCTCTTGGACTTTGGATAATGCCGTTGAATCACTTCAAGAGACTATGCTCCAG GTTTCTTCTATTGTGATGAAGTTGCGGAAGGAATCTTTAGGAGTATCTGTTCTTAGCAAGAACCATGTTCCTACAAAAGGAGCGTATTACCCTGCCGTAGAGAAGGCTTTGGAGATGATAAATCAAAAGAGTTCATCCCTTAACAAG GTTGTGCTTGCTCGCAACAGCAGAGTGATAACAGATACCGACATTGATCCCATCGCATGGCTTGCACAGTTACAGAGTGAAGGGCATGATGCGTATCAGTTCTGTCTTCAGCCACCAGGTGCACCTGCTTTTATCGGAAACACG CCTGAGAGACTTTTCCAAAGGAATCAGTTAGGTGTCTGCAGTGAAGCTTTGGCTGCAACTAGGCCTCGAGGTGCTTCAACGGCTCGCGATAAGGAGATAGAGCTTGACTTACTAACcag CCTGAAGGACGACCTTGAGTTCTCTATTGTACGAGAGAACATAAAAGAAAAGTTGAAC TCTATATGTGACAAGGTAGTTGTTAAGCCCCAAAAAACTGTGAGGAAGCTTGCAAGAGTGCAGCACTTGTATTCTCAATTGGCAGGGAGGCTTAGGAGGGAAGATGATGAG TTTGACATCTTGGCTGCTCTACATCCAACTCCAGCTGTTTGTGGGCTTCCAGCTGAAGAAGCCAGGCTTTTAATTAAGGAGATAG AGTCATTCGATAGAGGAATGTACGCGGGACCTATTGGCTTTTTTGGTGGCCAGGAGAGTGAGTTTGCAGTTGGGATCAGATCAGCTCTAGTCGAAAAG GGTCTTGGAGCATTGATCTACGCAGGGACAGGGATAGTAGCAGGAAGCAACCCAACCTCAGAGTGGAATGAGCTTGATCTAAAGATATCTCAG TTTACCAAGTCAATTGAATATAAGTCAACAAGTCTACAGAGGATTAATTGA
- the LOC111202928 gene encoding tRNase Z TRZ1-like codes for MESETETKKKKKKHLMEIEGYPIDGLSIGGHETCIMFPSLRLAFDIGRCPHRAISQDFLFISHSHMDHIGGLPMYVATRGLYKMKPPTIIVPTSIKECVESLFEVHRKLDSSELKHNLVGLDIGEEFIIRKDLKVKAFKTYHVIHSQGYVVYSTKHKLKQEYVGLPSDEIKNLKASGVEITNSITTPEVAFTGDTTSDFVLDENNADALKARVLVMESTFLDDSVSVEHARDYGHIHLSEIVKHAEKFENKAILLIHFSARYTVKDIEAAVSALPPPLKGRVYALTQGF; via the exons ATGGAGAGTGAGAcggagacgaagaagaagaagaagaagcatctAATGGAAATCGAAGGCTATCCAATCGACGGACTATCCATCGGAGGTCACGAGACTTGCATCATGTTCCCTTCGCTCCGTCTAGCTTTCGACATCGGCCGTTGCCCACATCGCGCAATCTCTCAAGACTTCCTCTTCATCTCCCACTCCCACATGGATCACATC GGTGGATTACCAATGTATGTTGCGACTAGAGGCTTGTACAAGATGAAGCCTCCAACGATTATAGTTCCCACATCGATTAAGGAATGTGTTGAGAGTTTGTTCGAGGTCCATAGGAAGCTAGATTCTTCAGAGCTGAAGCATAATCTTGTTGGCTTGGACATTG GGGAGGAGTTTATTATTAGGAAAGATCTTAAAGTGAAAGCCTTTAAGACATACCATGTCATTCATAGCCAG GGTTATGTAGTTTACTCAACTAAACATAAACTCAAGCAGGAGTACGTTGGCCTTCCTTCAGATGAGATTAAGAACCTGAAGGCTTCTGGGGTTGAG ATCACAAACAGCATTACAACTCCTGAAGTCGCTTTTACCGGAGATACAACTTCTGATTTTGTACTTGATGAAAATAATGCTGATGCTCTCAAGGCAAGGGTTCTCGTCATGGAG AGCACGTTTCTTGATGATTCAGTATCCGTAGAGCACGCTAGGGATTATGGACATATTCATTTATCCGAG ATAGTTAAGCATGCTGAAAAGTTTGAAAACAAAGCAATCCTGCTGATCCATTTTTCGGCTCGGTATACAGTGAAG GACATCGAAGCTGCAGTTTCTGCATTGCCTCCACCTTTAAAAGGACGTGTGTATGCTTTAACACAAGGATTTTAA
- the LOC111202929 gene encoding gibberellin-regulated protein 6-like — MANLITYLLFITILFSFIFLTMSKETEYNPESYGAGSLKSYQCGGECTRRCSNTKYHKPCMFFCQKCCAKCLCVPPGTYGNKQVCPCYNNWKTQQGGPKCP; from the exons ATGGCAAATCTCATAACTTACCTTCTCTTTATCACCATTCTCTTCTCTTTCATCTTTCTCACTATGTCAAAAGAAACAGAGTACAATCCAGAAAGT TATGGAGCTGGAAGTCTCAAATCATACC AATGTGGAGGGGAATGCACGAGGAGGTGCAGCAACACCAAGTACCATAAGCCATGCATGTTTTTCTGCCAAAAGTGTTGTGCTAAATGTCTTTGTGTCCCTCCAGGCACTTACGGCAACAAACAAGTGTGTCCTTGTTACAACAACTGGAAGACTCAACAAGGTGGACCAAAATGTCCTTGA
- the LOC111202927 gene encoding protein IQ-DOMAIN 31-like: MGKPAKWFKNVLLGKKSSKSSSNVSKGYYERVVSRNEVVVVTAMVEVSDLPPSFANAAASNTTVHGSSGVSETQHVEPEEISDDETQLPDSKPSDAERIQQEIAATLVQAAFRGYLARRAFWALKGIIRLQALIRGHLVRRQAVATLCCVMGIIKLQALARGKEIRNSHIGVQVQRKCRLQMLQENKVGNSTGAYLGIKKLTANAFALKLLASSPKVIPVHIPYDSSNPNSSSIWLENWSASCFWKPVPQPKKTMGRRVTDAETAKPKKSASVKTSFEFGKHKRSFRKVSSQSVEPPAVEDPQVELEKVKRGLRKVHNPVVESSIQPQPVPHIEVEETKHETIEEPVKVFEVNKKQEVPEQPDEVEVHTPGPLETNEALDSSLVNQIGEAKDAREEKTTKPNNKESSAGKENQKSRRKGSATNKTEREESNGHHHHHQTSPSIPSYMQATKSAKAKLRLQGSPKSAEQDGNEKANVPRRHSLPSSGNGRITSSSPRTTRLASSGDKTGNKKEKPLLSSAKTTPVERKR; encoded by the exons ATGGGCAAGCCTGCAAAGTGGTTTAAAAATGTACTACTTGGAAAGAAATCCTCCAAATCTAGCAGCAATGTTTcgaaaggatattatgag AGAGTTGTGAGCAGGAACGAGGTAGTGGTGGTTACTGCAATGGTAGAAGTATCCGATCTCCCACCATCTTTTGCAAATGCTGCAGCGTCTAATACCACCGTTCATGGAAGCAGTGGTGTATCAGAGACGCAACATGTAGAACCTGAAGAGATCTCAGATGATGAAACACAGCTTCCAGATAGCAAACCGTCTGATGCAGAGAGAATCCAACAAGAGATTGCAGCAACGTTGGTCCAGGCTGCGTTTAGAGGCTACTTG GCTCGGCGTGCCTTTTGGGCACTCAAAGGCATAATAAGGCTACAAGCACTTATCCGTGGTCACCTGGTTAGGAGGCAAGCTGTTGCAACTCTCTGCTGTGTCATGGGAATCATCAAGTTACAAGCGCTTGCTCGAGGAAAAGAGATCAGAAACTCTCACATTGGAGTTCAAGTTCAAAGGAAATGCAGACTCCAGATGCTTCAG GAGAACAAGGTTGGGAACTCTACAGGTGCTTACCTTGGAATCAAGAAACTAACAGCCAACGCTTTTGCTCTGAAG CTTCTTGCTTCATCGCCAAAAGTGATACCCGTACACATACCCTATGATTCATCCAATCCAAACTCAAGCTCTATCTGGTTAGAGAACTGGTCAGCCTCATGCTTCTGGAAACCAGTTCCTCAACCTAAGAAGACAATGGGGAGAAGAGTCACTGACGCTGAAACTGCAAAACCCAAGAAGAGTGCCTCAGTAAAGACATCTTTTGAGTTTGGTAAGCACAAACGCAGCTTCAGGAAAGTTTCAAGCCAGTCTGTAGAACCACCTGCTGTTGAAGATCCTCAGGTTGAGCTTGAAAAGGTTAAACGTGGCTTGAGGAAGGTGCATAATCCTGTCGTTGAGAGCTCTATCCAACCTCAACCAGTTCCTCATATAGAAGTTGAGGAGACAAAGCATGAAACCATAGAAGAACCTGTGAAAGTCTTTGAGGTAAACAAGAAGCAAGAAGTGCCTGAACAGCCTGATGAGGTGGAAGTACATACTCCTGGACCATTGGAAACCAATGAAGCACTAGATTCCTCACTGGTCAACCAAATTGGTGAAGCTAAAGATGCAAGGGAAGAGAAAACTACCAAACCAAACAATAAAGAGAGTTCAGCAGGGAAGGAGAACCAGAAGTCAAGGAGAAAGGGTTCAGCTACTAACAAGACCGAGCGTGAAGAGAGTAATgggcatcatcatcatcatcagactAGTCCATCAATCCCAAGCTATATGCAAGCAACTAAATCGGCGAAAGCAAAGCTGAGGCTGCAAGGCTCACCAAAGTCTGCTGAGCAAGATGGGAATGAGAAAGCCAATGTTCCTAGGCGTCACTCTCTACCATCTTCAGGTAACGGTAGGATCACCTCTAGTTCTCCGAGAACAACGAGACTCGCTAGCTCAGGTGACAAAACCGGGAATAAGAAGGAGAAACCTCTTCTGTCATCTG CAAAGACAACTCCGGTAGAGCGCAAGAGGTGA